The window tgagtgagtgagtgagtgagtgagtgagtgtgtgagtcagtgagtgagtgagtgagtcagtgtgagtgagtgagtcagtgagtgagtgagtgagtgagtgtgtgagtgtgagtgagtgagtgagtcagtgtgagtgagtgagtgagtgagtgtgtgagtcagtgagtgagtgagtgagtcagtgtgagtgagtgagtgagtgagtgagtgagtgagtgagtgagtgtgagtgagtgagtcagtgtgtgagtgagtgagtgagtgagtgagtgagtgagtgagtgtgtgagtgtgagtgagtgactgagtgagtgagtcagtgtgagtgagtgagtgtgagtgagtgagtgagtgagtgagtgagtcagtgagtgagtgagtgagtcagtgtgagtgagtgagtgagtgagtgtgagtgagtgagtgagtcagtgtgtgagtgagtgagtgagtgagtgagtgagtgagtgtgagagtgtgtgagagtgtgtgagtgagtgagtcagtgtgtgagtgagtgagtgagtgtgtgagagcgagagagagtgagtgagtgagtgagtgagtgagtgtgtgagagtgagtgagtgagtgagtgagtcagtgtgtgagtgagtgagtgagtgtgtgagagcgagagagagtgagtgagtgagtgagtgagtgagtgagtgagtgtgtgagagtgagtgagtgagtcagtgtgtgagtgcgtgagagcgagagagagtgagtgagtgtgagtgagtgagggagtgagtgtgtgagagcgagagagagagtgagtgagtgagtgagtcagtgtgtgagtgcgtgagagcgagagagagagtgagtgagtgtgtgagagcgagagagagagtgagtgagtgagtgagtgagagtgagtgagtgagtgagtgagtgagtgagtgagtgtgagtgagtgagtcagtgtgcaagtgagtgagtgagtgtatgagtgagtgagtgagtgagagtgagtgagtgagtgagtgagtgagtgagtgagtgtgagtgagtgagtcagtgtgcgagtgagtgagtgagtctgtgagtgagtgagtgagtcagtgagtcagtgagtcagtgtgagtgagtgagtgagtgtgtgagtgagtgagtgagtgtgtgagtgagtcagtgtcagtgagtgagtgtgtgagtgagtgagtgagtgagtgagtgtgtcagtgtgagtgagtgagtgactgagtgagtgagtgagtcagtgagtcagtgtgagtgagtgagtgagtgagtgagtgagtgagtgagtgagtgagtgagtgagtgagtgagtgagtgagtgagtgagtgagtgagtgagtgagtgatatatatataatcatacgtattggattcatgtgggttaatatggactggaggggggggggctttgtaATGCAGggtatctgtctctctgctgtcctggttcataaagcagaaacagcaccatcagagagcacggtgcagaggagaggctctcaggagctttagaggagctgtagttccccacagcagacggTCATTAAGGACGGCCTTCATCATCAATACGTGGATAGTGTCGCTCAGTCGGGTTCTCAAAGCAGCCTCTGTTCCTCAGTGCTGTTGAGTTCTCCTATCCACTGTTCCTTTTTCTTATTCATCCctggaggccttctgacatattccagaggtttgttatacaacaccctgttgtaccacatcactctctgcactctctatgacctcagagagtaactaactgtatatgaactgatGTAATACACCACACAGCAtaatacagttagttactctcgGAGGTCAtggagagtgcagagaagatgtCGTTCAGAGGCCATATGGTGGGCAATCAGATGCTGTAtgacaacatctggaatacatTAAGGGGCCCCTATGAACCgacacatgtcacttagtgaggcatTCATTGTCATTGAtcacctcctgtgagcacacacacattggacacacacacacacatttctcctataaagtgtatgcacaaagacagttcgggggacttccacaatgggctctgggaacctcgtattgcccgtgttggtgtctgatactatgctgttgtaataaaccttattatatataagctggtgtctccggagacttcttcatcatcttcacaaacatcactacaagatatacctcattaaaaaaagaccattttttaaaagaaaattcagAATTTAGAGATTTCAGGAAAAAGTCTGGATTTTGACATGTTCAGAAAAAGCAAGGCAAACgaaaaatggaaatgttagTCACTAAACGAGGGAGTTTTGGATTAACTCacaatttttaaatgttctaaaaaAACGGAATTTCTGAGACTTCCAGAAAAAGGGTTTTTATGAAAAATTCAGAAGTTTTAGATCTTCTGTGGTTTGGACGAAGACACTGTAGAAATGTGGGTCAGAGTGTCTGAAGAACCTCTTGGGTACAAGGACTTTACATCTGAAGACAAGTTAGTTATTTGTTCTTCTTCCTTGTTGCTCACTGTTTTCCATGATGTGTGGGCCACACTGAACCTTAAATGTTAGGTGAAACATCGCCCAGTTGAAATCGTTGCATCATcgttttattgtgaaaaacctGCAGGAAGGAAGTTCGCCTGTTTTCACGCGAACCTGACAGAACCATGGATGTATACCAGAACGGACCCCGCTGACTCCACAGTCCACGTGTGAGCCAGTCCTCTTTAATCCCGGGTTCAGTTCACTGCTGTAGACCGGGTCCAGTTCGGCACACCACTGAACAACAGTTAGAACTTCCGGAAACAACCGGAAGTATGATCCGTTGAAGATTCTTCACGTCTTTCTTTCTGCAAACTCTCCAGTGGGCAGTCCCAGAGGGCGGGGTAGCTGCAGGATTCTGCTTCCCAGTTTGTGTCTTCGTGGATGATTGCTTCAGTCTCTCTGGATCACAGCCTCGGCTCAGTGTTGGACGGGTCTCTGTCTTCCAGGACTCAGCATGGAGACAGCAGCAGACCTCAGtcagcaggtaacacacactgtGGCGAACAACGCCCCAAGTCACTCCGAGATGTGGGGGGGTTTATTACTCCCCCATGCTGCGCCAGGTGTTGGGACATCCCAAGTTATACCATCATGATGGGTTAACgttcctctgtgttttccctaAAATATTCCAACCTTTCCTCTCCAAATTGTACAACTTTTAATGAACaatatttttctcttcctgAAATATTCTGGCACTTAATTTTGCGGGTTTTAAAACGTTCATTCTTCTAAATATTTCCcacatttctgttctgtttgtctCTTATTatgacaccttttttttaaaccaaatgtcACAGCttctttctcctcaaactttaCTTTCTTTAGATATTCCACATTTTTATGTAGAAATCCTACAGCTTTTATTTCtagaaatatttaaactttttcaaagtatttcatCCCTTTTCTCCAAAACATTTTATCCCAAATATCacaatttgtttttgcaaatataaaaaatgattattttttattaatgtcGAGGATCCGATATCTTAAACTCTCACAACCTAACCAACTGAAACACATTaaagcacagacacagaggagtTGTACAACAGATACGAGACAACCTGCGCATCCAATGAGCAGAGGGCAGCGTCCTCTGAGGATGCCCAGTCTGTGTAGCTCTGATCACAGCCCTATGATTTGATTATATAATGTGATTGTGTAACAGAAGACCTGATAAACACGAGCTTCTAGAGACTTCCGAGTCATTCGTTCAGAAAAATTCAATCAAAactatttttctaaatatatcaACCACCTTTTATTCTAGAAATATGAAAACttgaattattataaataaatatttcgAAACCTTTTCATCCCAAATATAACTTCTTTTTATTACCAATATTACATTAAAGTACGTGTCTGTTGTTTTACCCAAAGCGGCTCACATTCAATGCTTATTATAGTGCATATAAGGACATATTAATGATAATGAGTCCTTATATTCCTTATTGTAATGAATATAAGGACATATTAATGATAATGAGTCCTTATATTCCTTATTGTAATGCATATAAGGACATATTAATGATAAAGAGTCCTTATATTCCTTATTGTAATGCATATAAGGACATATTAATGATAAAGAGTCCTTATATTCCTTATTATAGTGCATATAAGGACATATTAATGATAAAGAGTCCTTATATTCCTTATTGTAATGAATATAAGGACATATTAATGATAATGAGTCCTTATATTCCTTATTGTAATGAATATAAGGACATATTAATGATAATGAGTCCTTATATTCCTTATTGTAATGAATATAAGGACGTATTATAGTGCATATGATGCCCCCCCCCGGTCCGTGTTGAGTGAAGTGCTGTGGTGTGTCCTCAGTGCAGCAGCTGTGAGTCGTCCTCGGCCAGATGCTGGTGTGTGGACTGCAATGAAGCTCTgtgcgatgtgtgtgtgtccgctcACCGGCGCGTCTCCATCACCAGATCCCACCGCCTGCTCAACCACCCCCCCGCAGGTAGATACACTTGGTTACAGTGGAAGGGGAAGATCTCACACATTCACAAGACCTGCAGCTTGGTGCAGCTGCAGGGGGGAGGGgttcacaccacacacacacacacacacacacacacacacacacacacacacacacacacacacttgaatcaTGTCTGCCGTCCTCTTCCTGTGCAGGAGCtgtgtgtcccccccccacTAAGTTCTGCAGGCTGCACCCGTCCGAGCCTCTCAAGCTGTTCTGCTTCACCTGTCAGCAGCTCACCTGTAGAGACTGCCAGCTCACCTTGCACATGAACcacaggtatacacacacacacacacacacacacacacacacacacacacacacacacacacacacacacacacacacacacacacacacacacacacattaatatatatattttaattattatgacTTTCTCTCCCAAATATTACAGCTTATTTTGTTGGAAGTATGATGATTGTTTACTCAAATATTCTGAAAAGTCTAAGAATACACCATAAGCTCACCTGTGTACCAGGTGTTAGTTATGATGTAGGGACCTGTGTTTCTCAGGTATCAGTTCGTCAGCGAGGCGTTGGACTCTCTGAAGAAGCAGCTGAAGGTCAGGGTTAAGCCAATCAGAGCGTGGGGAGTCAGAGCGGGGCAGAGCCTGCAGGACATGGAGACCAGGTACCGTGTTGCACCAATAATGAGCATGCAGATGTGTGGACATAAAGGGTGTAGCTCGACTCTCTGTGGTGGGTCTGCAGGCTGCGGGACATGTCCCACTATCAGCTGAACCTGcagaaggagctgcagcagtCCTACACCTTCCTCATCCAGACCCTGAAGAAGAGGATGGACGACCTGCTTAGGAacgctgaggtgtgtgtgtgtgtgtgtgtgtgtgtgtgtgtgtgtgtgtgtgtgtgtgtgtgtgtgtgtgtgtgtgtgtgtgtgtgtgtgtgtgtgtgtgtgtgtgtgtgtgtgtgtgtgtgtgtgtgtgtgtgtgtgcacgctgaCTGTCTCTGTCCGGCAGGAGGTCTTGGCCTCAGAGAAGCAGCAGATCCAGAGGGTCATGGCGAGGCTGAAGGACCTGCAGCAGATCCAGCAGACGCTCACGGAGATAGCGGGgaaggccagcagcagcagcgacgTGGCGGCCCTGCAGACCTACAGCGAGCAGGTGCTACAGCATGAGATAGCCTCCATAAACAGTACTGTCAATGTTGTGGGACTGTTCTGTATTGCCGTTTTTCCACcgagctggagccgataaagatctggtttttcgtgtttccaccgctgTAGCGCCGAATTTAAGCATCGAAAAACcggattggggggggggggggggggtatgcatcagctgctggtgtgacagacagacagtggaTATGACTCAGTCAGAGCGCACGCAAACGGTTACGCAATGAcacagctccacttgagctccactcggcctctgagcggtggaaacacaaggggtgctacaggctgGAACCAAAACAGCAAAAGattgaaccggatccggtttgcTGGAAAAGGGGCATAAGCAGCCCCATCCTAAGTGTCAGGACAGTAGAACAGACAGCTGAGCGGGTGTAGCTGCTCTAACAGCTTCCTGCCTGcaggtggagctgcagctgcagggggTTTCTGAGCAGGGCTTTGCTCTTCCTCTCAACATGTCTGAGCTGCAGATCGTCACCAGCAAGACGTCTCTGGAGGCCATCCTGAACTTTGGTGAGGTTAACCATTACTGCTGCCGGTGTGTATTCAGtccaggagaggactctttaaagtagagacgctacatactgatatacacctgaacatcagcaggagaggactctttaaagtagagacactacatactgatatacacctgaacatcagcaggagaggactctttaaagtagagacgctacatactgatatacacctgaacatcagcaggagaggactctttaaagtagagactacatactgatatacacctgaacatcagcaggagaggactctttaaagtagagactctacatactgatatacacctgaacatcagcaggagaggactctttaaagtagagactctacatactgatatacacctgaacatcagcaggagaggactctttaaagtagagacactacatactgatatacacctgaacatcagcaggagaggactctttaaagtagagacgctacatactgatatacacctgaacatcagcaggagaagactctttaaagtagagactctacatactgatacacacctgaacatccgcaggagaggactctttaaagtagagactctacatactgatatacacctgaacatcagcaggagaggactctttaaagtagagactctacatactgatatacacctgaacatcagcaggagaggactctttaaagtagagactctacatactgatacacacctgaacatccgcaggagaggactctttaaagtagagactctacatactgatatacacctgaatcagcaggagaggactctttaaagtagagacgctacatactgatacacacctgaacatccgcaggagaggactctttaaagtagagactctacatactgatatacacctgaacatcagcaggagagactctttaaagtagagacgctacatactgatatacacctgaacatcagcaggagaggactctttaaagtagagactctacatactgatatacacctgaacatcagcaggagaggactctttaaagtagagacactacatactgatatacacctgaacatcagcaggagaggactctttaaagtagagactctacatactgatatacacctgaacatcagcaggagaggactctttaaagtagagactctacatactgatatacacctgaacatcagcaggagaggactctttaaagtagagactctacatactgatatacacctgaacatcagcaggagaggactctttaaagtagagactctactgAAAACTGTTGTGACTTTATCTTTCTGCATAAAGGAAAATGATCCTTGAGGTGAATAACTCTGTTGCTCTCGACCCTCACTCGCTCTGTTTCTAGGTGCCCTCAAAGTGTCGTGGGTCCCCTTCTCGGTCTCACAAACCTCCCCTCAGGACCCTCCTCCCAAAGTGTTCCAGCTTTCACCGGTTTTGAAAGAGACCGCAGCCGGTACGAAACAGTTGAGCCCTCAGTCTGTGTTTCAGGTCTCCTGCCTCAGCCTCCCCCCCGCCATGTGTCAGCTCCGGATGCTGCTCCGTAAGACCCCTCCTGTAAACCACTGGCCTGCACAGCAAAAGTACA of the Eleginops maclovinus isolate JMC-PN-2008 ecotype Puerto Natales chromosome 4, JC_Emac_rtc_rv5, whole genome shotgun sequence genome contains:
- the trim33l gene encoding transcription intermediary factor 1-beta isoform X2, producing the protein METAADLSQQCSSCESSSARCWCVDCNEALCDVCVSAHRRVSITRSHRLLNHPPAGAVCPPPTKFCRLHPSEPLKLFCFTCQQLTCRDCQLTLHMNHRYQFVSEALDSLKKQLKVRVKPIRAWGVRAGQSLQDMETRLRDMSHYQLNLQKELQQSYTFLIQTLKKRMDDLLRNAEEVLASEKQQIQRVMARLKDLQQIQQTLTEIAGKASSSSDVAALQTYSEQVELQLQGVSEQGFALPLNMSELQIVTSKTSLEAILNFGALKVSWVPFSVSQTSPQDPPPKVFQLSPVLKETAAGTKQLSPQSVFQVSCLSLPPAMCQLRMLLRKTPPVNHWPAQQKYSPTGEPSSTGEPSPSVVSSTPVEPSTPVEQRPSVVSSPPVEPSLPVEPSPPVVSSTPVEQSPSVLPGLPVEPSPPVEPSTPLEPSPSVVPGLPVEPSPPVVPCPPVEPSPVVRAVADSACDCSVQPLAERQEPAENEPTSTISEEPAGETSAPGEPDHEAAESSSVIGYPGCMLPLRPPAAGRHPPCFRPVLGDAEEEGDLRDMSEDTQCPAGVLRVSLFSPVQCPAGVPVQFPAGVPVQSCSVSCGCPCSVSCGCPCSVSCRCPCSVSCGCPCSVSCGCPCSVSCGCPCSVSYR